A single window of Nocardia sp. NBC_01327 DNA harbors:
- a CDS encoding adenosylmethionine--8-amino-7-oxononanoate transaminase codes for MTPEEITAIDAAHVWHPYGGFPATTEPLVVASAAGTRLTLADGRELVDGMSSWWAAVHGYQHPVLDAALLAQSRRMSHVMFGGLTHEPAARLTQLLVELTPAGLEKVFLCDSGSVSVEVAIKMCLQYQRALGRPEKHRLLTWRGGYHGDTFTPMSVCDPEGGMHALWTDVLVEQIFAPEPPRDYEPEYVSELQRLISTHAGELAAVIVEPVVQGAGGMRFHDPRYLSDLRRLCDEHGVLLVFDEIATGFGRTGTLFAADHAGVRPDVMCVGKALTGGYMTLAAALCTTEIAETISRSHGGLMHGPTFMGNPLACAVAVASVELLLSRDWHSEVRRIESELGTGLAPARALPGVADVRIFGAIGVIELDHPVDMRKATHAAVESGVWLRPFRNLIYCMPPFISTTDDVQRITAAMVAAAAV; via the coding sequence GTGACGCCAGAAGAGATCACCGCCATCGACGCCGCCCACGTGTGGCATCCCTACGGCGGATTTCCGGCCACCACCGAGCCGCTGGTGGTCGCTTCCGCCGCGGGCACCCGGCTCACGCTGGCCGACGGGCGCGAACTCGTCGACGGGATGAGTTCGTGGTGGGCCGCGGTGCACGGGTATCAGCACCCGGTGCTCGATGCCGCACTGCTCGCGCAGTCGCGGCGCATGAGTCATGTCATGTTCGGCGGGCTGACCCACGAACCGGCGGCGCGGCTCACGCAGTTGCTGGTCGAACTCACGCCGGCCGGACTGGAGAAGGTGTTCCTCTGCGACTCCGGCTCGGTGTCGGTCGAGGTCGCGATCAAGATGTGCCTGCAGTACCAGCGCGCGCTGGGCCGCCCGGAGAAGCACCGGCTGCTGACCTGGCGCGGCGGGTATCACGGGGACACCTTCACGCCCATGAGCGTCTGCGATCCCGAGGGCGGCATGCACGCCCTCTGGACCGATGTCCTGGTCGAGCAGATCTTCGCGCCCGAACCGCCCAGAGACTATGAGCCCGAGTACGTTTCGGAGCTGCAGCGGTTGATCTCCACGCACGCGGGCGAATTGGCCGCCGTCATCGTCGAACCCGTGGTGCAGGGCGCGGGCGGAATGCGCTTCCACGATCCGCGCTATCTGTCCGATCTGCGCCGCCTCTGCGACGAGCATGGCGTGCTGCTGGTCTTCGATGAGATCGCCACCGGATTCGGCCGCACCGGAACGCTTTTCGCCGCCGATCACGCCGGTGTCCGGCCGGATGTCATGTGTGTCGGCAAGGCGCTCACCGGCGGCTATATGACCCTCGCCGCCGCACTGTGCACCACCGAGATCGCGGAGACCATCAGCCGCTCGCACGGCGGCCTCATGCACGGGCCGACCTTCATGGGCAACCCGCTCGCCTGCGCGGTCGCGGTCGCCTCGGTAGAGCTACTCCTGTCCCGCGACTGGCACTCGGAAGTCCGCCGCATCGAATCCGAACTCGGCACCGGCCTGGCCCCGGCCCGCGCACTGCCCGGTGTCGCAGATGTCCGAATCTTCGGCGCCATCGGCGTGATCGAACTCGACCACCCCGTAGATATGCGTAAAGCCACCCATGCGGCAGTCGAATCCGGCGTCTGGCTCCGCCCGTTCCGCAACCTCATCTACTGCATGCCGCCCTTCATCAGCACCACCGACGACGTACAGCGCATCACCGCGGCAATGGTCGCGGCGGCTGCGGTGTGA
- the glgX gene encoding glycogen debranching protein GlgX → MARATTETAPLGVWPGTAYPLGATYDGVGTNFSVFSEVAKRVELCLIGAGTETRIPLDEVDGYVWHAYLPGIGPGQQYGFRVHGPFDPALGQRCDPSKLLLDPYGKAFEGDFGSDAGPYNYGQNTLGHTMTGVVINPFFDWADDRAPKRPYHETVIYETHVKGMTITHPDVPPELRGTYAGMAHPAIVAHLKSLGITAVELMPVHQFLHDRILLDRGLRNYWGYNSFGYFAPHLEYAASKTPGAAVTEFKAMVRSLHAADIEVILDVVYNHTAEGNEFGPTLSFRGIDNAAYYRLVDDDPQHYMDYTGTGNSLNVRHPHTLQLIMDSLRYWVLEMHVDGFRFDLAATLARELHDVDRLSTFFDLVHQDPVVSQVKLIAEPWDVGEGGYQVGNFPVAWTEWNGKYRDTVRDYWRGQPATLGEFASRLTGSSDLYEATGRRPSASINFVTAHDGFTLADLVSYNEKHNAANGEGDRDGETYNRSCNYGVEGPTDDAEIRAVRARQQRNLLATLLLSQGTPMLLHGDELGRTQGGNNNAYCQDSPLSWMDWSLMHTNNDLLEFTRRAVAVRTAHPVFRRRRFFDGRPATTHDHPDDIAWFTPAGAEMTDADWETGFGRSLTVFLNGDGIREPGPYGERISDDSFLLCFNAHDAAIDFTLPPTEHGIAWSMELDCSTPTGRPAADTAHSASATLPVPARCLLVLRRTA, encoded by the coding sequence ATGGCTCGCGCGACTACCGAAACGGCACCGCTCGGTGTCTGGCCGGGAACCGCCTATCCGCTCGGCGCCACCTATGACGGAGTCGGCACCAATTTTTCGGTGTTCTCCGAGGTCGCCAAGCGGGTCGAGCTGTGCCTGATCGGTGCGGGCACCGAAACGCGCATACCCCTCGACGAGGTCGACGGCTATGTCTGGCATGCGTACCTGCCGGGCATCGGGCCCGGGCAGCAGTACGGATTCCGCGTGCACGGACCCTTCGATCCGGCCCTCGGCCAGCGCTGCGATCCGAGCAAACTGCTGCTCGACCCCTACGGCAAGGCCTTCGAGGGCGATTTCGGGTCCGATGCCGGGCCCTACAACTACGGGCAGAACACCCTCGGGCACACCATGACCGGGGTGGTCATCAACCCGTTCTTCGACTGGGCCGACGACCGCGCGCCCAAGCGGCCGTATCACGAGACGGTCATCTACGAGACCCACGTCAAGGGCATGACCATCACTCACCCGGACGTGCCGCCGGAATTGCGCGGCACCTATGCGGGCATGGCGCATCCGGCGATCGTGGCGCATCTGAAGAGCCTGGGCATCACCGCCGTCGAGCTGATGCCCGTGCACCAGTTCCTGCACGATCGCATCCTGCTCGATCGTGGACTGCGAAACTACTGGGGCTACAACAGTTTCGGCTATTTCGCACCGCATCTCGAATATGCCGCGAGCAAGACTCCCGGCGCGGCGGTCACCGAATTCAAGGCCATGGTGCGGTCACTGCACGCGGCGGATATCGAGGTGATTCTCGATGTGGTCTACAACCATACGGCCGAGGGCAATGAATTCGGGCCGACGCTGTCGTTCCGCGGTATCGACAATGCCGCGTATTACCGTCTGGTGGACGATGATCCGCAGCATTACATGGACTACACCGGCACCGGCAACAGCCTGAACGTGCGGCATCCGCACACACTGCAGCTGATCATGGATTCGCTGCGATACTGGGTGCTGGAGATGCACGTGGACGGTTTCCGCTTCGATCTGGCCGCCACGCTGGCGCGCGAATTGCATGATGTGGACCGGCTTTCCACGTTCTTCGATCTGGTGCACCAGGATCCGGTGGTGAGTCAGGTCAAGCTGATCGCCGAACCGTGGGATGTCGGCGAGGGCGGTTATCAGGTCGGCAATTTCCCGGTGGCCTGGACGGAGTGGAACGGCAAATACCGTGACACCGTGCGCGATTACTGGCGCGGGCAGCCGGCGACGCTGGGCGAGTTCGCCTCTCGGCTCACCGGTTCGTCGGATCTGTACGAGGCCACCGGGCGCAGGCCGAGCGCGAGCATCAATTTCGTCACCGCGCACGACGGCTTCACCCTCGCGGATCTGGTGTCCTACAACGAGAAACACAATGCCGCCAATGGTGAGGGCGATCGCGACGGCGAAACCTACAATCGCTCGTGCAACTACGGCGTCGAAGGCCCCACCGACGATGCCGAGATCCGCGCGGTGCGCGCCCGCCAGCAACGCAATCTGCTCGCCACCCTGCTGCTGTCGCAGGGCACCCCGATGCTGCTGCACGGCGACGAGCTCGGCCGCACCCAGGGCGGCAACAACAATGCCTATTGTCAGGATTCACCGCTGTCGTGGATGGACTGGTCACTCATGCACACCAATAATGATCTCCTCGAATTCACCCGCCGCGCGGTCGCGGTGCGCACCGCGCATCCGGTGTTCCGGCGCAGGCGCTTCTTCGACGGAAGACCCGCGACCACCCACGACCATCCCGATGACATCGCCTGGTTCACCCCCGCCGGGGCGGAGATGACGGACGCGGACTGGGAGACCGGCTTCGGCCGCTCGCTCACGGTGTTCCTCAATGGCGACGGGATTCGCGAGCCCGGCCCGTACGGCGAACGCATCAGCGACGATTCGTTCCTACTGTGTTTCAACGCTCACGATGCGGCCATCGACTTCACCCTGCCGCCCACCGAACACGGAATCGCCTGGTCGATGGAGTTGGACTGCTCGACCCCGACCGGAAGACCGGCCGCCGACACCGCCCATTCCGCCTCCGCGACCCTGCCCGTCCCCGCACGCTGCCTACTCGTGCTCCGCCGTACGGCATGA
- a CDS encoding response regulator transcription factor: MGQVRVLVCEDDLPLGDEVAAGLRAAGFAVDLARDYAEADLKIAVNRYDCLVVDRGLPDGDGLDLVRAQRESGRRTPVLMLTARDALADRLDGFANGADDYVVKPFAMDELTARVRALCRRQELPASTRTEIGDLVVDRPRRRVHRAGVLLTLTPKEFGVLEMLAARAGSVVTRTELIECCWDEMAEPASNVVDVVMTQLRRKLGDPPIIDTVRGVGFTIASPP; the protein is encoded by the coding sequence ATGGGACAAGTGCGAGTACTGGTGTGCGAGGACGATCTCCCCCTGGGCGACGAGGTCGCCGCCGGGCTGCGGGCCGCCGGGTTCGCGGTCGATCTGGCCCGGGACTACGCCGAGGCCGATCTCAAGATCGCGGTGAATCGCTACGACTGCCTGGTCGTCGATCGGGGCCTGCCCGACGGGGACGGGCTGGATCTGGTGCGCGCGCAGCGGGAGTCGGGCCGCCGCACGCCGGTGCTCATGCTCACCGCCCGTGATGCGCTGGCCGATCGGCTCGACGGGTTCGCGAACGGGGCCGACGACTATGTGGTCAAGCCCTTCGCCATGGATGAGCTCACCGCGCGGGTGCGGGCGCTGTGCCGCCGCCAGGAATTGCCCGCGTCCACGCGCACCGAGATCGGCGATCTGGTGGTGGACCGGCCGCGCCGGCGCGTGCATCGCGCCGGGGTGCTGCTCACCTTGACGCCCAAGGAGTTCGGCGTCCTGGAAATGCTCGCGGCGCGCGCCGGATCGGTGGTCACCCGCACCGAACTCATCGAATGCTGCTGGGACGAAATGGCCGAACCGGCGTCCAATGTGGTCGATGTGGTGATGACCCAGCTGCGCCGCAAGCTCGGCGATCCGCCGATCATCGACACGGTCCGGGGTGTCGGTTTCACGATCGCCTCGCCCCCGTGA
- the bioD gene encoding dethiobiotin synthase yields MTLLFITGTSTDVGKTIVTAALAATARAGGAEVAVVKPAQTGVAPGEPGDLAEITRLSGVTRTVELARYPDPLAPDTAARRCGRPLLSLAETAAAIESCADADLTLVEGAGGLLVRIGEFTLLDLAQKLDAPVLVVAAAGLGTLNHTELTTRTLQSAGVRCAGIVIGSWPGSPDLAAECNRTDLPAVTGMDLVGSVPAGTGSWPAPRFTAAAPTWFDPAWIARHLHPAE; encoded by the coding sequence GTGACGCTGCTCTTCATCACCGGCACCTCCACCGATGTCGGCAAGACCATTGTCACCGCCGCGCTGGCCGCCACCGCTCGTGCGGGCGGGGCCGAGGTCGCCGTGGTGAAACCCGCCCAAACCGGTGTCGCGCCAGGCGAACCCGGCGACCTGGCCGAGATCACCCGCCTCAGCGGCGTCACCCGCACCGTCGAACTGGCCCGCTATCCGGATCCACTGGCCCCGGATACCGCCGCCCGCCGCTGCGGCCGCCCGCTGCTCTCGCTCGCCGAGACCGCCGCGGCCATCGAATCCTGCGCCGACGCCGACCTCACCCTGGTCGAGGGCGCGGGCGGCCTCCTGGTCCGCATCGGCGAATTCACCCTGCTCGACCTGGCCCAGAAGCTCGACGCCCCCGTCCTGGTGGTGGCCGCCGCGGGCCTCGGCACCCTCAACCACACCGAATTGACCACCCGCACCCTGCAATCCGCGGGCGTGCGCTGCGCGGGCATCGTCATCGGCTCCTGGCCCGGCTCCCCGGACCTGGCCGCCGAATGCAACCGCACCGATCTGCCTGCCGTCACCGGCATGGACCTGGTCGGCAGTGTTCCCGCCGGAACCGGTTCCTGGCCCGCCCCCCGTTTCACCGCAGCCGCCCCCACCTGGTTCGACCCCGCTTGGATCGCGCGCCACCTGCACCCCGCCGAATAG
- a CDS encoding ABC transporter substrate-binding protein: MKQLSRIVAATALAGALAACSTPHTATGNLTVRNCGVDAAFPSPAQRMFVNDGNLISTVLALGAQDQVVAVSSLKRDADTLRRHYGDAVDTLNSVAPDYPSRETVLAQRPDVMVAGWNYGYSEAANLTPDSLRAAGVAPYVLTESCRRPDGERGITDAWTALHTDLTDLGAITGRTDRATELTADLDRRLTALRAAPQPEHRPTVFLFDSASDTVFSSGKYGAPQAILDSAGARNALDDVADTWTAVSWERLVAADPDAIVFVDYPPQSFQQKVDLLRSKPGIQNLRAVTQARFLNLPYALWTSGPLNIDAAEQVRAQLERWNLVPASAIRPASDDTVR; encoded by the coding sequence GTGAAACAACTCTCCCGGATCGTCGCGGCCACGGCACTGGCGGGCGCGCTGGCGGCCTGCAGCACTCCGCACACCGCGACCGGCAATCTGACCGTCCGCAATTGCGGTGTGGACGCGGCATTCCCGTCGCCCGCGCAGCGCATGTTCGTCAATGACGGCAATCTGATCTCCACGGTGCTGGCACTGGGCGCACAGGATCAGGTGGTCGCGGTATCGAGTCTGAAGCGTGATGCCGATACGCTGCGCCGCCACTACGGCGATGCCGTGGACACGCTCAATTCCGTTGCGCCCGACTATCCGTCGCGCGAGACGGTGCTCGCGCAGCGGCCCGATGTCATGGTCGCCGGGTGGAACTACGGCTACTCCGAGGCCGCCAATCTCACCCCTGATTCCCTGCGCGCCGCCGGTGTCGCCCCCTATGTGCTCACCGAGAGCTGCCGCCGTCCCGACGGCGAACGCGGCATCACCGATGCCTGGACCGCCCTGCACACCGACCTCACCGATCTCGGCGCGATCACCGGCCGCACCGATCGCGCCACCGAACTCACCGCAGATCTCGATCGGCGCCTCACCGCCCTGCGCGCGGCGCCGCAACCGGAACACCGTCCCACCGTCTTCCTCTTCGACAGCGCCTCCGACACCGTCTTCTCCAGTGGCAAATACGGTGCGCCCCAGGCGATTCTGGATTCGGCCGGCGCTCGCAATGCCCTCGACGATGTTGCCGACACCTGGACCGCCGTCTCCTGGGAGCGTCTTGTCGCGGCCGATCCGGACGCCATCGTCTTCGTCGACTATCCCCCGCAGTCCTTCCAGCAGAAGGTGGATCTGCTGCGGTCCAAGCCCGGTATCCAAAATCTGCGGGCGGTCACGCAAGCCCGCTTCCTGAATCTGCCCTACGCCCTGTGGACCAGCGGACCGTTGAATATCGATGCCGCAGAACAGGTCCGGGCGCAGCTGGAACGCTGGAATCTCGTACCAGCCTCGGCCATCCGCCCGGCATCCGACGATACGGTGCGCTGA
- a CDS encoding ABC transporter ATP-binding protein, which produces MGFAVRAGETVGIVGPNGSGKTTLLRTLAGLVKPVRGQVVVEGRELHRLSARERARRVGFVAQDQSASEDLLVGELVALGRTPYLPPWGGGGPEERQTIEDALRSVDLAGFAGRAVSRLSGGERQRVLLARALAQETPLLLLDEPTNHLDVTHQLQLLELARGLDRTVVTSLHDLALADQHCDRVLVLHEGRAHPLEPPDIALRTEVLDTVFGVHAIRVPHPDTGRPHLLISARKAQS; this is translated from the coding sequence GTGGGGTTTGCGGTTCGAGCCGGGGAGACGGTGGGGATTGTCGGGCCCAATGGGAGTGGGAAGACGACGCTGTTGCGGACGCTTGCCGGGCTGGTGAAGCCGGTGCGGGGGCAGGTTGTGGTGGAGGGGCGGGAGCTGCACCGGCTTTCGGCCCGGGAGCGGGCTCGGCGGGTGGGGTTCGTGGCGCAGGATCAGTCGGCGTCGGAGGATTTGCTGGTCGGGGAATTGGTGGCGCTCGGGCGGACGCCGTATCTGCCGCCGTGGGGTGGGGGCGGTCCCGAGGAGCGGCAGACCATCGAAGATGCCTTGCGGAGTGTGGATTTGGCGGGGTTCGCGGGGCGGGCGGTGAGCAGGCTGTCCGGGGGTGAGCGGCAGCGGGTGCTGCTGGCGCGGGCGCTGGCGCAGGAGACGCCGCTGCTGCTGCTCGATGAGCCGACCAATCATCTCGACGTCACCCATCAGCTGCAATTGCTGGAATTGGCACGGGGATTGGATCGCACGGTGGTCACCAGCCTGCATGATCTGGCGCTGGCCGATCAGCACTGCGATCGGGTGCTGGTGCTGCACGAGGGCCGGGCGCATCCGCTCGAACCGCCCGATATCGCTTTGCGGACCGAGGTTCTCGACACCGTGTTCGGTGTGCATGCCATTCGGGTTCCGCATCCGGATACCGGTCGACCACATCTGCTGATCAGCGCGCGAAAGGCACAGTCGTGA
- a CDS encoding alpha/beta hydrolase, with protein MALPGYPYPSTAAEYDDRRRRARLHETRLGQDWTYRRRSRLVLLRLSLIPLLLLGIFGQYMMLDVAPERARLARTEPAVMPIAGPSNPQSADTAVFDLVGLGVLDATDTARALPSLTALGSVWAVRYDNAGIDTKVIADLIVKVTEAGRMRNVVLVGHSMGGVIALEVAKHLHTGSSRRVLGVILDCTPVDLHAVRPESRDQGEEMERWMGWIPGARESRLLRLIVETYARHESYTGGGQYGIRWDRFRSAVAQVLRDKIFNTDAASNGLIEAQFKAIVAGGAIDDLRALAKPAGSKPRPAIVYIRPHEGWRDPIVDVEYSHRVLVDQVGGVDGTLMVAFTRNTEHANPIQRPQEYNALIEQQVVPFIRLVQRESLTAAALSGH; from the coding sequence ATGGCGTTGCCGGGCTATCCCTACCCGTCCACGGCCGCCGAGTACGACGATCGGCGGCGGCGTGCCCGCCTGCACGAAACCAGACTGGGGCAGGACTGGACCTACCGGCGGCGCAGCCGTTTGGTACTGCTTCGCCTGAGCTTGATTCCGCTGCTCCTGCTGGGAATCTTCGGCCAGTACATGATGCTCGACGTCGCTCCGGAGCGGGCCCGGCTGGCGCGCACCGAACCGGCCGTCATGCCGATTGCCGGGCCTTCCAACCCGCAGTCCGCCGATACCGCCGTCTTCGATCTGGTCGGGCTGGGCGTGCTCGATGCCACCGATACCGCGCGAGCGCTGCCCTCGCTGACCGCGCTCGGATCGGTGTGGGCGGTGCGCTACGACAATGCCGGTATCGATACCAAGGTCATCGCCGACCTCATCGTGAAGGTCACCGAGGCGGGCAGGATGCGCAATGTGGTGCTGGTCGGGCACAGCATGGGCGGAGTGATCGCGCTCGAGGTCGCCAAACATCTGCACACCGGGAGCTCACGGCGAGTGCTCGGCGTGATTCTCGATTGCACGCCGGTCGATCTGCACGCCGTGCGGCCGGAAAGCCGTGACCAGGGCGAAGAAATGGAACGCTGGATGGGCTGGATTCCGGGCGCCCGCGAGAGCCGCCTACTGCGCCTGATCGTCGAAACCTATGCGCGCCACGAGAGTTACACCGGGGGCGGGCAGTACGGCATTCGCTGGGACCGGTTCCGGTCGGCGGTGGCGCAGGTGCTGCGCGACAAGATCTTCAATACCGACGCCGCCAGCAACGGTCTGATCGAAGCGCAGTTCAAGGCCATTGTCGCGGGCGGCGCCATCGATGATCTGCGGGCGCTGGCGAAACCCGCGGGGAGCAAACCGCGCCCGGCCATTGTCTATATTCGCCCGCACGAGGGCTGGCGCGATCCGATCGTGGATGTGGAGTACTCCCATCGGGTGCTCGTCGACCAGGTCGGCGGGGTGGACGGCACGCTGATGGTGGCGTTCACCCGAAATACCGAGCATGCCAATCCGATTCAGCGGCCGCAGGAGTACAACGCGCTGATCGAGCAGCAGGTGGTGCCGTTCATCCGGCTGGTGCAGCGGGAATCGCTCACTGCCGCGGCATTGAGCGGGCATTGA
- a CDS encoding 8-amino-7-oxononanoate synthase: MSADPLSWLDERAAERVDAGLRRELRPRAPETGTIDLASNDYLGLVRHPEVIDGAIDAVCKWGAGATGSRLVTGTTAEHELLEAELAEFVGAEAGLVFASGYAANLGAVTALAGRGTLVVSDAGSHASLVDACRLSRARVEIAAHRDPAAVDRVLAERTEERALVLTDSVFSADGDLAPLAELHRVTRANGAVLIVDEAHGIGVRGDGGRGLVHEVGLAGEPDLVITATLSKALAAQGGAVLASGRVRAHLIDSARTFIFDTGLAPAAVGAARAALRVLRRDPGMAGRVLARAADLARIAGVPEPDSAVVSVVLGEAQIAYDASQACLARGLTVGCFRPPSVPEGTSRLRLTARANLTESEIATITTILSEVLAEARAREAVSQ; the protein is encoded by the coding sequence GTGAGTGCCGATCCTTTGAGTTGGCTGGACGAGCGGGCCGCCGAGCGCGTCGACGCCGGACTGCGCCGGGAACTACGCCCGCGTGCACCGGAGACCGGGACCATCGACCTGGCCTCCAACGACTATCTCGGGCTGGTCCGCCATCCCGAGGTCATCGACGGGGCTATCGACGCGGTCTGCAAGTGGGGCGCCGGGGCCACCGGTTCGCGCCTGGTCACCGGAACCACCGCCGAGCACGAACTGCTCGAGGCCGAACTCGCCGAATTCGTGGGCGCCGAAGCCGGTTTGGTCTTCGCCTCCGGATACGCCGCCAATCTCGGTGCGGTCACCGCACTGGCCGGGCGGGGCACGCTGGTGGTATCGGATGCGGGCAGCCACGCCTCGCTGGTCGATGCCTGCCGATTGTCCCGGGCCCGGGTGGAGATCGCGGCGCATCGTGATCCCGCCGCCGTGGACCGGGTGCTGGCCGAGCGCACCGAGGAGCGCGCGCTGGTGCTCACCGATTCGGTCTTCAGCGCCGACGGCGATCTCGCGCCGCTCGCGGAATTGCACCGGGTGACCCGTGCCAATGGTGCGGTGCTGATCGTGGACGAGGCGCACGGCATCGGTGTGCGCGGCGACGGCGGCCGCGGGCTGGTGCACGAGGTCGGCCTCGCCGGTGAACCCGATCTGGTGATCACCGCGACCCTGTCGAAAGCCCTTGCCGCCCAGGGCGGTGCGGTGCTGGCCAGTGGCCGGGTCCGGGCGCACCTCATCGATTCGGCGCGGACCTTCATCTTCGATACCGGCCTGGCTCCGGCGGCGGTCGGCGCGGCCCGCGCGGCGCTGCGCGTGCTGCGCCGTGATCCCGGAATGGCCGGTCGCGTACTGGCCCGAGCCGCCGATCTGGCTCGTATCGCCGGTGTGCCGGAACCGGATTCGGCCGTGGTCTCGGTGGTGCTCGGCGAGGCGCAGATCGCCTACGACGCCTCGCAGGCATGTCTGGCGCGCGGTCTCACGGTCGGCTGCTTCCGCCCGCCGTCGGTCCCCGAGGGCACCTCGCGTCTGCGGCTGACCGCGCGCGCCAATCTCACCGAATCCGAGATTGCCACCATCACAACGATTCTCAGTGAGGTGCTCGCCGAAGCGCGTGCACGTGAGGCGGTTTCGCAGTGA
- a CDS encoding SRPBCC family protein produces the protein MNSTRVEWFVSAPRPNVFRALLDARSVRTWMVPDGMTSRIHEFDPRVGGRFRISLTYDVPTAAGKTSAHTDTFHGTFVRLVSDAEVVQNVEFETDNPSLSGEMTITYSLIAEPGGTRVIARHDNLPPGLSPQDNELGFRMSLAKLATLAEQAGSPKA, from the coding sequence GTGAACTCCACCCGCGTCGAGTGGTTCGTGAGTGCGCCTCGCCCGAATGTCTTCCGGGCGCTCCTGGATGCGCGTTCGGTACGAACCTGGATGGTCCCCGACGGAATGACCAGCCGCATCCACGAATTCGATCCGCGCGTCGGCGGCCGCTTCCGCATCTCCCTCACCTATGACGTGCCGACCGCCGCCGGTAAGACCTCCGCGCACACCGATACCTTCCACGGCACCTTCGTGCGCCTGGTATCCGATGCCGAGGTCGTGCAGAACGTCGAGTTCGAGACCGATAATCCGAGCCTGAGCGGCGAAATGACCATCACCTACTCGCTCATCGCCGAGCCCGGCGGCACCCGGGTGATCGCCCGGCACGACAATCTGCCGCCCGGGCTGTCCCCGCAGGACAATGAGCTCGGTTTCCGCATGTCCCTCGCCAAGCTCGCCACCCTCGCCGAACAGGCGGGATCGCCGAAAGCCTGA
- a CDS encoding sensor histidine kinase, whose amino-acid sequence MKLPRPRTRRRTRSTSPTTLARLRRMRWLLTGLFTALTAVSLLVLGTVAASIDSHSRDRSLDDRVDRVVTGLARVVAWNDDGSVDLETLQQDDLAQGTYSVVVLVRDADGHWRERFGHRRAGLPQDLTAAATVAAAAEDTVLSTLTDSTGQRTRVAGAPVWDNESVISAVVFAGADPSVSLADHRRLVLALELGGLALIALAALAGHLLSAVSTRPAVRMLDEQERFLSDASHELRTPLATLRLYLDAALRDPDDTRRAVTDARDLTDRMGRLVAGLLARTRTETGLSELDAERLRLDQLVEGVVAEIGVPGIELRTEPTVVQADPDLLALAVRNLIDNALVHGGTPVEITVEDHAVTVRDHGPGLDPALADPFERGATGEGGRHGIGLSLVQWVARAHSGSVAIGSAPDGGTLATLVLPAPPPL is encoded by the coding sequence GTGAAGCTTCCGCGCCCGCGCACCCGTCGCCGGACCCGCAGTACGAGTCCGACCACGCTCGCGCGGCTGCGCCGCATGCGCTGGCTGTTGACCGGGCTGTTCACGGCGCTCACCGCGGTCAGTCTGCTGGTGCTCGGCACGGTCGCGGCCTCCATCGATTCCCATTCGCGCGACAGGTCACTGGACGACCGGGTCGATCGGGTAGTCACCGGACTGGCGCGCGTGGTGGCGTGGAACGATGACGGCTCCGTCGATCTGGAAACCCTGCAGCAGGACGATCTCGCGCAGGGCACCTACAGCGTCGTGGTCTTGGTGCGGGATGCGGACGGGCACTGGCGCGAGCGGTTCGGGCATCGGCGTGCGGGGCTGCCGCAGGATCTGACCGCAGCCGCGACGGTGGCGGCCGCGGCGGAGGACACCGTGCTGAGCACGCTGACCGATAGCACCGGGCAGCGCACCCGGGTGGCGGGGGCGCCGGTGTGGGATAACGAATCCGTCATCAGCGCAGTCGTTTTCGCGGGCGCCGACCCGTCCGTATCCCTGGCCGATCATCGCCGCCTGGTGCTGGCGCTCGAACTCGGGGGGCTGGCGCTCATTGCGCTGGCGGCGCTGGCCGGGCATCTGCTGTCCGCGGTGAGCACCCGCCCGGCGGTGCGCATGCTCGATGAGCAGGAGCGGTTCCTGTCCGACGCCTCGCACGAATTGCGGACGCCGCTGGCGACCCTGCGGCTGTATCTCGATGCGGCCCTGCGTGATCCGGACGACACCCGGCGTGCGGTGACGGATGCTCGCGACCTCACCGATCGGATGGGCCGCCTGGTCGCGGGGCTGCTGGCGCGCACCCGCACCGAAACCGGGCTCAGTGAGCTCGATGCGGAGCGGCTGCGGCTCGATCAACTCGTCGAGGGCGTGGTCGCCGAAATCGGTGTGCCCGGTATCGAGCTGCGCACCGAACCGACTGTGGTGCAGGCGGATCCGGATCTGCTGGCGCTGGCGGTGCGCAATCTCATCGACAACGCGCTGGTGCACGGCGGAACTCCGGTGGAGATCACCGTGGAGGATCACGCGGTCACCGTGCGCGATCACGGTCCGGGATTGGATCCGGCGCTGGCCGATCCGTTCGAGCGCGGCGCCACCGGCGAGGGCGGGCGGCACGGCATCGGACTGTCGCTCGTGCAGTGGGTGGCTCGCGCGCATTCGGGTTCGGTGGCCATCGGATCCGCACCGGACGGCGGCACTCTCGCGACCCTTGTACTGCCCGCGCCACCGCCGCTCTGA